A window of the Cicer arietinum cultivar CDC Frontier isolate Library 1 chromosome 6, Cicar.CDCFrontier_v2.0, whole genome shotgun sequence genome harbors these coding sequences:
- the LOC101492002 gene encoding L-type lectin-domain containing receptor kinase IX.1-like, with the protein MANPKIPIFCYVRGTIFLFLIIPLTHSHFESFNYPMFSHSFKDQPKLDGDATIDDSDFVIKLTGYPTDPDKASLTGRVTSPKLIKLWDKTTNQVYDFSTKFSFIIFSNHTFYGDGLTFFLASSDLPNSKHIGGGGGFGLVPASKIALNLTQYSFVAVEFDTYQNNWDPGVNHVGVNIKSVVSDTCVEWFANVTERKVYDCSIEYSSRNNSMNVSFTGYKLNEGQELQQHFSHVIDLREHLPEYVIVGISASTGFVDEEHTLLSWSFSTSQPSYFDNEADLKKKTKVIKIKLLVGWGVGIGVCFLLSLIAIFFILLWKKNKEGEEKEEEATSETVSDQNMDDEFQMSIGPKKISYYDLLNATNNFEETQKLGQGGFGGVYKGYFKDSNSVAAIKRISSESRQGIKQYTAEVKIISQLRHRNLVKLNGWCHKKNELLLIYEYMPNGSLDYHLFRGGSILRWNLRYNIALGLASALLYLQEEWEKCVIHRDIKSSNIMLDSNFNTKLGDFGLARLMDHEKGSETTVVAGTRGYLAPEYLDTGKARKESDIFSFGVVLLEIVSGRKAIHHQELEGEVSLVEWVWELYGLRNLIVAADSKLCGVFDVKQMECLLVVGLWCANPDSRSRPSIRKVIKVLNFEASLPILPLNMPFLGPLSSPNITNEQFFSVPSFFRATG; encoded by the coding sequence ATGGCAAATCCAAAAATTCCTATATTCTGTTATGTAAGGGGAACAATTTTTCTGTTCCTAATAATCCCTCTTACACATTCTCATTTTGAGTCTTTTAATTACCCTATGTTTAGTCACTCTTTTAAAGATCAGCCAAAGCTTGATGGAGATGCCACTATTGACGATTCTGACTTTGTCATTAAACTCACAGGGTACCCTACTGACCCAGATAAGGCTTCTCTTACTGGTAGAGTCACAAGTCCAAAACTTATCAAACTTTGGGACAAAACCACAAACCAAGTCTATGACTTTAGTACCAagttttcttttattatattttcaaatcatACTTTTTATGGAGATGGTTTGACATTCTTTCTTGCAAGCTCAGATCTTccaaactcaaaacatattgGAGGTGGTGGTGGTTTTGGCCTTGTTCCTGCAAGCAAAATTGCATTGAATTTAACTCAGTATTCATTTGTAGCAGTGGAATTTGATACTTATCAAAATAATTGGGACCCTGGTGTTAACCATGTGGGTGTGAATATCAAATCTGTGGTGTCTGATACATGTGTTGAATGGTTTGCAAATGTTACAGAAAGGAAAGTTTATGATTGTAGCATTGAATACAGTTCAAGAAATAATAGTATGAATGTTTCTTTCACTGGTTATAAATTGAATGAAGGGCAAGAGTTACAACAGCACTTTTCACATGTTATTGATCTAAGAGAGCATTTACCTGAGTATGTTATTGTTGGCATATCAGCTTCAACAGGATTTGTAGATGAGGAACATACATTGCTGTCATGGTCTTTTAGTACAAGCCAACCGAGTTATTTCGATAATGAAGCTGAtctgaagaagaaaacaaaagtaATCAAGATTAAATTGTTGGTGGGATGGGGAGTTGGTATTGGTGTATGTTTCTTGTTGAGTTTAATagcaatttttttcattttgttatGGAAGAAGaataaagaaggagaagaaaaagaagaagaagctaCTTCAGAAACTGTTTCTGATCAGAACATGGATGATGAATTCCAAATGAGTATTGGACCAAAGAAGATTTCTTACTATGATTTGTTGAATGCAACAAACAACTTTGAAGAGACACAAAAGCTAGGACAAGGTGGTTTTGGTGGTGTTTATAAAGGTTATTTTAAAGACTCAAATTCAGTTGCAGCTATAAAAAGGATATCTTCAGAGTCAAGGCAAGGTATAAAGCAATACACAGCAGaagtaaaaataattagtcAATTGAGGCATAGAAATTTGGTGAAACTCAATGGCTGGTGTCACAAGAAGAATGAACTTCTCCTGATATATGAATACATGCCGAACGGAAGCTTAGATTATCATCTTTTCCGGGGAGGAAGCATCTTGCGGTGGAATTTAAGATACAATATAGCTCTTGGTTTGGCATCAGCATTGCTTTATTTGCAAGAAGAATGGGAAAAATGTGTGATTCATAGGGATATAAAATCAAGTAACATAATGTTGGACTCTAACTTTAATACTAAGCTTGGTGATTTTGGTTTAGCTAGGCTGATGGATCATGAGAAAGGGTCAGAAACAACAGTTGTGGCTGGAACAAGAGGTTACTTAGCTCCAGAGTACTTGGACACAGGGAAGGCTAGAAAGGAATCTGATATATTCAGTTTTGGTGTTGTTTTGTTGGAGATAGTGAGTGGAAGAAAAGCTATACACCATCAAGAATTGGAGGGTGAGGTATCATTAGTTGAGTGGGTTTGGGAGCTATATGGATTGAGAAATCTAATTGTAGCAGCTGATTCAAAGCTATGTGGGGTGTTTGATGTGAAGCAAATGGAATGTTTGTTGGTAGTTGGACTTTGGTGTGCTAATCCTGATTCTAGATCAAGACCATCTATTAGGAAAGTCATTAAGGTGCTTAATTTTGAAGCTTCATTACCAATTCTACCACTAAATATGCCATTCCTAGGTCCTTTGTCTTCTCCCAATATAACAAATGAACAATTTTTTTCAGTTCCATCTTTCTTTAGGGCTACAGGTTAG
- the LOC101492336 gene encoding L-type lectin-domain containing receptor kinase IX.1-like, which translates to MSPLHISLHTRTLVLCYYAIIHVANSLSFDYPYFKNGDVNWEGDASPYKGTIQITSNSLDQNNNYSVGRVTSLEQMLLWDLSSGKLSDFTTKFSFVVFSKTSNYGDGMVFFMADPNLPLLKNIKEGGGLGLVDGDQLLNSTQHSFVALEFDTFNNPSWDPFGQGPHVGFNFNSMRSIITKPWFTNILQWSVYNCSIHYNSTTFNLSVSFTMYSDDKPVEDYISYKVDLRDFLPEKVIVGFSAATGILYEVHTLRSWSFHSSLLRDETRYQITAPITSPISGKENKIGLKIGLGIGTGLAASLSGLICTLLWKRSKRRKEEFSFDLNMDDEFQKGTGPKRFSYNELMSATNKFSEAYKVGQGGFGGVYKGYLKELNSYVAIKRISRESRQGIQEYATEVKVISQLRHRNLVQLLGWCHKKNDFLLVYEFMSNGSLDSHLYGDKSSLTWTVRYKIAFGLASALLYLQEEWEQCVIHRDIKSSNIMLDSCFNAKLGDFGLARLVDHEKGSQTTLIAGTRGYIAPEYFTSGKATKESDIYSFGVVLLEIASGRKAIEREEKEGQISVVEWVWELYGLGKLHEACDPKLCGAFDEKQLECLVIVGLWCVHPDYLFRPCIRHVIQVLKFESPLPILPEKMPVPTYFPSTMKTLFSSVSSTYWTKS; encoded by the coding sequence ATGTCTCCTTTGCATATTAGTCTTCACACTCGAACTcttgttttatgttattatgCAATAATCCATGTTGCTAATTCACTATCATTTGATTACCCTTATTTTAAGAATGGTGATGTTAATTGGGAAGGAGATGCTTCTCCTTATAAAGGAACTATCCAAATAACATCCAACAGCCTTGACCAAAACAACAATTACAGCGTCGGTCGTGTCACGAGTTTGGAACAGATGCTCCTTTGGGATTTGAGCTCAGGAAAGCTCTCTGACTTCACCACCAAATTCTCCTTTgttgttttttcaaaaacaagtaATTATGGTGATGGAATGGTATTCTTCATGGCTGATCCAAATCTCCCACTTTTGAAGAATATCAAAGAAGGTGGTGGTCTTGGCCTTGTGGATGGAGACCAACTACTGAATTCAACTCAACACTCTTTTGTGGCACTTGAATTTGATACCTTCAATAATCCATCATGGGATCCTTTTGGTCAAGGCCCTCATGTTGGTTTCAATTTCAACTCCATGAGGTCTATTATAACTAAGCCATGGTTTACTAATATTCTACAATGGAGTGTTTATAATTGCAGCATTCACTACAATTCAACCACTTTTAATTTGAGTGTTTCATTCACCATGTACAGCGACGATAAACCAGTTGAAGATTACATATCATACAAGGTTGATTTAAGAGATTTCTTACCTGAGAAGGTTATTGTTGGCTTCTCTGCTGCAACAGGAATATTGTATGAGGTGCATACGCTTCGATCGTGGTCGTTTCATTCAAGTTTATTACGTGATGAAACCCGATATCAGATAACCGCGCCAATCACTAGTCCTATTTCTGGAAAAGAAAACAAGATAGGATTGAAAATCGGGCTTGGAATCGGTACAGGCTTGGCTGCGAGTTTGTCTGGATTGATTTGTACTCTATTATGGAAGAGGAGTAAAAGGAGAAAAGAAGAGTTTAGTTTTGATCTCAACATGGATGATGAATTCCAAAAAGGAACTGGACCTAAGAGATTTTCCTACAATGAACTAATGAGTGCAACAAACAAATTTTCAGAAGCATATAAGGTAGGACAAGGTGGTTTTGGTGGTGTATACAAAGGTTATTTGAAAGAGTTGAATTCTTATGTTGCTATCAAGAGGATATCAAGAGAGTCAAGACAAGGAATACAAGAATATGCAACTGAAGTTAAGGTCATAAGCCAATTGAGACACAGGAATCTTGTACAACTTCTTGGTTGGTGTCACAAAAAGAATGATTTTCTTCTTGTATATGAGTTTATGTCAAATGGAAGCTTAGATTCTCATCTATATGGTGACAAAAGCTCTTTGACATGGACAGTGAGGTATAAGATAGCATTCGGTTTGGCTTCAGCGTTGctttatttacaagaagaatgGGAGCAGTGTGTGATTCATAGAGATATTAAATCAAGTAACATTATGTTGGATTCATGTTTCAATGCTAAGCTTGGTGATTTTGGTTTAGCTAGGCTTGTTGATCATGAAAAAGGGTCACAAACTACACTTATAGCTGGGACAAGAGGTTATATTGCACCTGAATATTTCACATCAGGAAAGGCTACTAAGGAATCTGATATATATAGTTTTGGTGTAGTGTTGTTGGAAATAGCTAGTGGAAGGAAAGCCATTGAGAGAGAAGAAAAAGAGGGTCAAATAAGTGTTGTTGAGTGGGTTTGGGAGCTTTATGGATTGGGAAAGTTGCATGAAGCATGTGATCCTAAGTTGTGTGGAGCATTTGATGAGAAGCAATTGGAATGTTTGGTGATTGTTGGACTTTGGTGTGTTCATCCAGATTATTTATTTAGGCCTTGTATAAGGCATGTGATTCAGGTTCTCAAATTTGAGTCTCCTTTGCCAATTCTTCCAGAAAAAATGCCTGTGCCAACTTATTTTCCTTCAACAATGAAAACACTTTTTTCCTCAGTTTCGTCCACCTATTGGACAAAAAGTTAG
- the LOC101491267 gene encoding MADS-box transcription factor 23 produces the protein MRRGKIVIERIENSSSRQVTFAKRKKGLMKKAEELSILCDAQVGLIVFSCTHKLYDYASSSMESTIERYSKLAEDRHHSMNPTTWDVQFWQSEASNLRKQLQHLKNWQRQVMGQELSGLEFNELQHLENQLEMSLKNIRMRKDQMFSDEIKELHKKENLCSQENEELHKKIDLIGEENAKLNKLIGAARRAEYATSNPSCSSISYGYYDKHDEPISLQLSQAQPQYNEPPARANNMGSCLKLRM, from the exons ATGAGGAGAGGAAAGATTGTGATTGAAAGGATTGAGAACTCAAGTAGCCGGCAAGTGACATTCGCAAAGAGAAAAAAAGGGTTGATGAAGAAAGCTGAAGAACTATCCATTCTATGTGATGCACAAGTTGGATTGATTGTGTTCTCTTGCACTCACAAGCTTTATGACTACGCAAGCTCAAG CATGGAATCTACTATCGAGCGTTATAGCAAGTTAGCTGAGGACCGTCATCACTCAATGAATCCTACTACTTGGGATGTCCAG TTTTGGCAAAGTGAAGCCTCAAACTTGAGGAAACAATTGCAGCACTTGAAGAATTGGCAAAG ACAAGTGATGGGCCAAGAACTATCTGGTTTGGAATTTAATGAGCTGCAGCATCTAGAAAATCAATTGGAGATGAGTTTGAAAAACATTCGCATGAGAAAG GATCAAATGTTTAGTGATGAGATCAAAGAATTACACAAAAAG GAAAACCTTTGTAGCCAAGAAAATGAAGAACTTCATAAGAAGATAGACCTCATTGGTGAGGAAAATGCAAAACTAAACAAG CTTATTGGAGCAGCAAGACGTGCAGAATATGCAACATCCAATCCTTCATGCAGTAGTATCAGCTATGGATATTATGATAAACATGATGAACCAATCAGTCTTCAGCTAAGCCAGGCACAACCTCAATACAATGAACCTCCTGCCAGAGCAAATAATATGGGGTCTTGTCTCAAATTGAGGATGTGA
- the LOC101491588 gene encoding uncharacterized protein, protein MLVGKWRSSRSISLTFCPCLWIVRRSLRSDAALEAISKASEDKVPNIVLYNYPSFSGAFSSLFAHLFHTRHNLPSLSLPFSSVPSLAFRVEDLCIQGLQTCYLLDFLPPNEFLFRLSHQSKCKIIGFDHRKSVLRHIPSANQCPDNIVINVNHEKSSSRAVYEYFTNKHQDMKTSNGVVPSLLESKDKDRMELILKYIEDGDLRRWSLPGIKSFHIGLSEWRSRFSCISNPYMYKQLLELSVEGLIAKGNSSLSARRNAASKLLEKVFRVRLGRGFYGECLGVRADGNSNLSDEIGMLLSVKSAAIGLRPIGAVIFMQRNNLKMCLRSSDSATDTSEVAKAYGGGGSASSSSFIIRMDEYNQWISANSL, encoded by the exons ATGTTGGTTGGAAAATGGAGAAGTAGTAGGAGCATTTCATTGACATTCTGTCCGTGTTTATGGATTGTGCGTAGAAGCTTGCGTTCAGACGCAGCGTTGGAAGCAATATCCAAAGCTTCTGAAGATAAAGTTCCCAACATTGTTCTCTACAATTACCCTTCATTTTCTGGAGCATTTTCCTCTCTCTTTGCTCACCTCTTCCACACTCGTCACAATCTCCCTTCTCTTTCCTTGCCTTTCTCTTCTGTTCCCTCTCTCGCTTTCAG GGTTGAAGATCTGTGCATTCAAGGCCTTCAAACATGTTATCTGCTTGACTTTCTTCCTCCAAATGAATTCCTTTTCAGACTTTCCCATCAATCAAAATGCAA GATTATTGGGTTTGATCATCGCAAATCAGTGCTTAGGCATATTCCCTCTGCAAATCAGTGTCCTGATAATATTGTGATTAATGTTAATCATGAGAAAAGTAGCTCCAGAGCTGTTTATGAATACTTTACCAACAAACACCAGGATATGAAAACTTCTAAT GGTGTGGTTCCAAGTTTGTTGGAGTCAAAAGATAAAGATCGCATGGAGCTGATTCTGAAGTATATTGAGGATGGAGATCTTCGCCGATGGAGTTTGCCTGGCATTAAGTCCTTTCACATTGGACTAAGTGAATGGCGGTCAAGGTTTAGCTGCATTTCAAACCCATACATGTATAAGCAG TTGCTGGAATTGAGTGTTGAAGGGTTAATTGCTAAAGGAAATTCATCTCTTTCAGCCCGCCGGAATGCTGCAAGTAAATTGCTGGAAAAGGTTTTCAGGGTTCGGCTAGGTAGAGGATTTTATGGAGAGTGCCTG GGAGTCCGAGCAGATGGAAATTCTAACTTAAGTGATGAAATTGGCATGCTTCTTAGTGTAAAAAGTGCTGCTATTGGTCTGAG ACCCATAGGGGCTGTGATATTCATGCAACGGAATAATCTCAAAATGTGCTTGCGCAGCTCTGATAGTGCTACTGATACATCTGAAGTTGCTAAG GCATACGGTGGAGGAGGTTCTGCAAGTTCAAGCTCCTTTATAATAAGGATGGATGAGTATAACCAATGGATTTCAGCAAATTCATTATGA